GCACCACATCGCTGAAGATGTCGTAGCCGTTGGCAACAAACTTGGTCGTATCAAACCGGTTGTAATCGGGCAGCACATATGTGGCGACGCGAATCGACTGCATCAAGACCTGGTCGATCCCTTGCACCACCATGGCGGCAATGCTGTTGATATCGAGTTCGTTCTGCACGTTCTGCTGAGTGAGCAATCGAATCGTCGACTCGATCGGTCCACCACCTTCGACAGCACCGGTCGCCACCTCGCGAACAAATTGTCCGAAGTAGCCGAGAATGATTCCCGAAAGTGCGGCGAGCATAGCCACAGGACCACTCAGGAAGGTGCTGAAGGTGACGCCGAAGCTGGTCACCAGCAGCATCTGCATCCAGATGCTGAAGTAGGCCTTCACCATGTTGAGTTCGAACGTGCTGTCGCCGGGACGGAGATAAACGTCGGCCTGAGCCACACCAAAGTATTGGCCTGGTTCCGCACAGCGAATCACCACTTCCACTTGACCTTCGTGCACCAGATCTTCAAAGAGATCGAGTTTGCTCGACCCGCTACCGAGTGCGCCGGTCAATTCTCGCTTGATCAAACGGAAGTCGGAAACGAATTCCTTCGACTCAAACGGGATCGGACCGCTGCTGCGAACTTTGGCTTTATCGTTGGGATTGCGAATGATGATTTCGCCGAGAATACCGCGTTCGATATCACCTTTGAACGTGCGGAACACACGCAGGTTGAGTTCGAGCGGGAGACCATCGGGATAGCGCTCGGGAGTGATGCCGCTGAAGGTCCAAGAGGCTTCGGACTTGCTGCGTGCTCCACCTTCGATGTAGCCGCGATATTCCCATTCGCTACCGACGTTAATCCCTTTGCCAACGGTGCCGTCGCGATCGCGAATCACCAGCGAACCGAACACCGGGGAGCGAGCGATCAGATGTCCTTCAGGTGGTCCGACGAGATACTTCGCGTCGTCTCCTTCGCCGACACGGGTCACTTCGTGCGTGTGACCCATCACCAAATTGGTGCGCCCTTTGCCATCGGGACCGACTTCAAACGTGTGACGATGGTGCGAATCTCGCGAGGTTTGACCGGCGAGTCGTGCGCCGCTGCTGGTGCTTCCCGATTCGTCCTCGATCACAGTTTCGACTTCGACGACGTGGTCGTGCGTGAGACCACGCACCACGAAGATGTAACTGAGCAGACCCATTCCCGCGATCATCGCTGTGCCAACAGCAGCAAAACCGATGATACGACCGAACACAATTTCGCTGGCGCGAATCGGCTTGGTGACAACGGTGTAGATCGTTCGATTTTTGATGTCGTTGGGTAAGCTGAACGTGCTGAGGAAGAGCGCCATCAGCAGCACGAGATAGTTGGTAGAAACAAGCACGGTGCTCAAGTAAACACGCGCCGGGTTACCATTTTCGACGTCGAGAAAAAGACCTGCGAACAGCAGCAGCACAACGAACACGGCAAAGCCAACGAGCACGCGGTTACGAATCGCTTCTTGAATGGCAACGCGAGCGATGGCCATGGTGCGACGCATTGAAAAGCGTGGCAAATCTTCGGTGACCCCCGAGAAAATCGAGCGAGCCACAAGATAGAACGCTTCACTGGGGCCGAGTGGAATGGAAGCCACTAGGAACCAGATCAGTGGAATCACCATGCCGAGAATCAGCAGGATGGCGATCGAACCGAGCAAAAAGCCCCATTCTCGTGGATCCCGCGGATTGCCGAGCAGCCATTCGTTGTACTTAATGACTTGATATTCAAACGCCATAGAAGCGGTTCGATTGCAAAAAGTTCGAAGTGTAAAGCGTGAGGAACATCTACCGCGAGGCGAGCCTGGGGCTCATCAGCCGATCGGCTATTTGCCGCCCGATGCTCGACGACCAGGACGAGCTTCGCTGTCGCGGACGATGTTGAGGAACAGTTCTTCGAGCGACAGGGTGGGGTGGTCCATGCCGAGCAATTCACCACCATGCTTTTCGATGACAGCACGAATCTCGGCTTCTGCTGCGGCCGAAAGTCCCTTGGCTCGCACCTGCGTCACGTCTTGCACGGTGAGGAGCGTATCGACCCGTCCCAGTTCCTTGAGCTCGCCTTGATGCAGGATCGCAATGCGGTCGCACACGTCCTGCACATCGGGGAGCAAGTGGCTGCTCATCAGAATCGTTTTGCCTTGATCGCGAAGTTTCAGAATCAAGTCCTTCATTTCGCGCGTACCAATCGGATCGAGACCCGAGGTTGGTTCGTCGAGCAGGATCAGTTCTGGCTCGTTGATCAGAGCTTGGGCCAAGCCGATGCGGCGCGTCATACCTTTGGAGTACTCGCGGAGCTGTCGTTTGCGGGCTCCTTGCAAACCGACACGCTGAATCAGTTCGTCGGTCCG
This window of the Pirellula staleyi DSM 6068 genome carries:
- a CDS encoding ABC transporter permease, whose amino-acid sequence is MAFEYQVIKYNEWLLGNPRDPREWGFLLGSIAILLILGMVIPLIWFLVASIPLGPSEAFYLVARSIFSGVTEDLPRFSMRRTMAIARVAIQEAIRNRVLVGFAVFVVLLLFAGLFLDVENGNPARVYLSTVLVSTNYLVLLMALFLSTFSLPNDIKNRTIYTVVTKPIRASEIVFGRIIGFAAVGTAMIAGMGLLSYIFVVRGLTHDHVVEVETVIEDESGSTSSGARLAGQTSRDSHHRHTFEVGPDGKGRTNLVMGHTHEVTRVGEGDDAKYLVGPPEGHLIARSPVFGSLVIRDRDGTVGKGINVGSEWEYRGYIEGGARSKSEASWTFSGITPERYPDGLPLELNLRVFRTFKGDIERGILGEIIIRNPNDKAKVRSSGPIPFESKEFVSDFRLIKRELTGALGSGSSKLDLFEDLVHEGQVEVVIRCAEPGQYFGVAQADVYLRPGDSTFELNMVKAYFSIWMQMLLVTSFGVTFSTFLSGPVAMLAALSGIILGYFGQFVREVATGAVEGGGPIESTIRLLTQQNVQNELDINSIAAMVVQGIDQVLMQSIRVATYVLPDYNRFDTTKFVANGYDIFSDVVLQQVTMAAVYTLVVAVVGYFFLKTREIAA
- a CDS encoding ABC transporter ATP-binding protein, which gives rise to MSTQTAPAKSTRPPVSNDVVIETRGLSKVYRDFWGRQKVRALKALDLEIKKGEIFGLLGPNGSGKSTTIKLLLGLLFPTSGQALVFGQEATEVTKNERIGYLPEESYLYKFLNAEETLDFYGRLFDMPAAVRKERTDELIQRVGLQGARKRQLREYSKGMTRRIGLAQALINEPELILLDEPTSGLDPIGTREMKDLILKLRDQGKTILMSSHLLPDVQDVCDRIAILHQGELKELGRVDTLLTVQDVTQVRAKGLSAAAEAEIRAVIEKHGGELLGMDHPTLSLEELFLNIVRDSEARPGRRASGGK